In a genomic window of Fusarium verticillioides 7600 chromosome 11, whole genome shotgun sequence:
- a CDS encoding pyrroline-5-carboxylate reductase: protein MAGLSNATLTILGTGNITKPIVKNLLPAIKAGKTDLPFTKIIACVRSEGSESKLNDQFSEYSSILTVSRGDNVKAVQNGDVIVLGVDPADIADVLIQDGIRDALSGKLLISVAAGWTKEKLESTLYGSDTTKENASGRAWVIRTLPNIACMVSEGLIAIEKSPTEPQVPAELMDLTKNLFNTIGRTTEVAPRLMNATTAVGGSTPAMWAIICDAFIDASVAVGVPRATAQTMIYQSMRGSAAMLQSGLQPGDLRDQGTSPEGCTIGGIMVLEEAGVRGHLGRALREAVTLARLMETTTHVNDTRPTS from the exons ATGGCTGGTCTGAGCAATGCCACACTCACCATTTTGGGAACAG GAAACATCACAAAGCCCATTGTGAAGAATCTGCTTCCTGCTATCAAGGCCGGCAAGACAGATCTGCCTTTCACAAAGATCATCGCTTGCGTGCGATCAGAAGGTTCAGAGTCCAAGCTTAATGACCAGTTCTCCGAGTACAGCAGCATTTTGACTGTATCTCGTGGCGACAATGTCAAAGCTGTTCAGAACGGCGACGTAATCGTCTTGGGCGTTGATCCAGCTGATATTGCTGATGTTCTCATCCAAGACGGTATTCGCGATGCGTTATCAGGCAAACTTCTTATCAGTGTAGCCGCTGGCTGGACAAAGGAGAAACTCGAATCTACACTCTATGGCAGCGATACAACCAAAGAGAATGCCTCCGGCAGGGCCTGGGTAATTCGAACTCTGCCCAATATCGCATGCATGGTCTCAGAGGGTCTTATCGCCATTGAGAAATCACCTACCGAGCCTCAAGTCCCAGCAGAGCTTATGGATCTCACCAAgaacctcttcaacaccatcggcaGAACTACCGAAGTCGCTCCACGCCTTATGAACGCCACTACCGCCGTTGGAGGCTCTACCCCAGCAATGTGGGCTATCATCTGCGACGCCTTCATCGACGCGTCTGTGGCCGTTGGTGTACCCAGGGCTACTGCACAGACTATGATCTACCAGTCCATGAGGGGCTCAGCTGCAATGCTTCAGAGTGGACTGCAGCCGGGTGATTTGAGAGATCAGGGGACTTCGCCTGAGGGCTGCACCATCGGAGGAATCATGGTTCTAGAAGAAGCGGGAGTCAGGGGCCATCTTGGACGTGCACTACGGGAAGCGGTTACTCTGGCAAGGCTGATGGAGACTACGACTCATGTCAATGATACACGCCCGACTTCATAG
- a CDS encoding 1-pyrroline-5-carboxylate dehydrogenase, with product MASSVRALQTSKGRLTPLCRVRASTPALSLQKRGNATIVPFRLPAARNEPNPTYTKNSPERAKVEAALKKLRSQLPLKSEIIFNGVSQKIHANEDQVLPAEHATTFTNYPLASKEQVSAAIESALKAKKDWQNTPFVDRAAIFQRAAELATTKYRYELIASTMLGQGKNVWQGEIDAAAELADFFRLAGHYAAEIMSKQPERGTDGIWTRIDYRPLEGFIYAVSPFNFSAIGGNLIAPAILGNVVLWKPSQYNIHPSTIIYKILQEAGLPKDVIQFVPGDAAEITETVLAHREFAGLNFVGSSEVFRSIYGKIGQGIAEKRYRDFPRVVGETSGKNFHLVHPSADINNVVNHTIRGAFEYQGQKCSATSRAYIPESKAKEFFSLMQQKMKDITQGSPDKDFEAFMGPVIHGRSFEKIKKIIDESNKDPQVKLIAGGKYDGSVGYFVKPTVYQVDSPDHRLFNEEIFGPVLAVYVYKDSDFTPMLKNIDENGGGLALTGAVFAQDRAALREAEDALRYSAGNFYLNCKTTAALIGPTVLRWCSKLWY from the exons atggcttcttcagtTCGTGCTTTGCAAACGTCAAAGGGTCGTTTGACTCCTCTCTGTCGCGTTCGCGCTTCTACACCTGCGCTTTCACTGCAGAAGCGAGGCAATGCTACGATTGTGCCTTTCAGACTCCCCGCCGCTCGTAATGAGCCCAAC CCCACATACACAAAGAACTCACCTGAGCGCGCAAAGGTAGAAGCAGCCCTCAAGAAACTCCGCTCTCAACTCCCCCTAAAGAGCGaaatcatcttcaacggcgTATCCCAAAAGATCCACGCCAACGAAGACCAAGTCCTCCCCGCAGAACACGCCACAACATTCACAAACTACCCCCTCGCTTCAAAAGAGCAAGTCAGCGCTGCTATCGAGTCTGCCctcaaggcgaagaaggaCTGGCAAAACACACCGTTTGTCGACCGTGCTGCTATTTTCCAGCGGGCTGCGGAACTTGCTACTACAAAGTATCGATATGAGCTTATTGCTTCGACGATGTTGGGGCAGGGAAAGAATGTCTGGCAgggtgagattgatgctgcGGCTGAGTTGGCGGATTTCTTCCGTCTGGCTGGCCATTATGCTGCGGAGATTATGAGCAAGCAGCCTGAGCGTGGAACGGATGGTATTTGGACGCGCATCGACTACCGTCCTCTCGAGGGATTCATCTACGCTGTTTCGCCATTCAACTTCTCCGCCATCGGTGGAAATTTGATCGCTCCCGCTATTCTCGGTAACGTTGTCCTCTGGAAGCCCTCGCAGTACAACATTCACCCCAGCACCATCATCTACAAGATCCTCCAGGAGGCCGGTCTTCCTAAGGATGTTATCCAATTCGTCCCTGGTGACGCTGCCGAGATCACCGAGACTGTCCTTGCGCATCGCGAATTCGCTGGTCTCAACTTTGTCGGTTCTTCAGAGGTTTTCCGCTCGATCTATGGAAAGATTGGTCAGGGTATTGCTGAGAAGCGTTACCGCGATTTCCCTCgtgttgttggcgagaccTCTGGAAAGAACTTCCATCTTGTGCATCCCTCtgccgacatcaacaacgtTGTCAACCACACTATCCGAGGTGCCTTTGAGTATCAAGGCCAGAAGTGCTCTGCTACGTCTCGCGCCTACATCCCCGAGTCAAAGGCGAAGGagttcttctctctcatgcagcagaagatgaaggacatTACTCAAGGTAGCCCCGATAAGGATTTCGAGGCTTTCATGGGTCCTGTGATTCACGGCCGAtcttttgagaagatcaagaagatcattgacGAGAGCAACAAGGATCCCCAGGTCAAGCTGATTGCTGGTGGAAAGTACGATGGTTCCGTTGGATACTTCGTCAAGCCTACTGTTTACCAGGTTGACTCGCCTGATCACCGACTCTTCAACGAGGAGATCTTCGGTCCTGTTCTTGCTGTCTACGTCTACAAGGACTCTGACTTTACTCCTATGCTCAAGAACATTGATGAGAACGGCGGTGGTCTTGCCTTGACTGGTGCTGTCTTTGCTCAAGACCGTGCTGCTCTACgtgaagctgaggatgctCTCCGTTACTCTGCCGGTAACTTCTACCTCA ACTGCAAGACAACTGCTGCTCTCATTGGGCCAACAGTCCTTCGGTGGTGCTCGAAGCTCTGGTACTAA